A stretch of DNA from Chitinivorax sp. PXF-14:
GCGCGTGCTGGCCGGCAAGCTCAACAAGGTGATCGCAGACGAGCTGAACATCACGATGCGCACGGTGGAAGTCCACCGGGCAAACGTATTTGCGAAGATGGGTGTGCGCTCGGCGGTAGAGCTGGCGCAGTTGCTGGCGGGACGAGAGTGATTCGAGGCGAAGCCCTGCATTGGCCGTCGCTGCCGGCCCCGCATCAGGGCTTGCACATCGCCATCGTGGCGGTGTTGAATGGGATGATCCGACACCAGAGCCCGGATCGACAACATTGCAGCCCTTTCATGTATCAAACTGGCCACGGCCCATCGTCCATCCCACGGATTACGACGGCGGCGAACGCCTGCGGCTGAGCTGGGACTTGGGCGCGGTATCGGATAGCGAAAAGAAACAGCTGATCCGGCTATGGAGCGCCACGCTCCCCGAGTTGCAGCAGCTCCGCTGGCTGAGCATCTGGTCGCACGTCACGCAACCCTTGTTTGAAGCAGCATGCCGGATCGAGGGCTTGACCTGTTTGCAGATCAAATGGAGCAATATCAAGCGCCTCGACGCCATCGCCGGGCTGGGCGCGCTGACCTACCTCCACATCGGCAGCTCGACCAAGGTCGAGTCGATCGAGCCGCCGGCTGACCTCGCATCGCTGAAAGTGCTTGAGCTGGAAAATTTCAAGCTGATCTCGGACTTTTCGCCAATTGCCCGGCTGCCCAGGCTCGAATCGCTGGCGATTACGGGGAGCATGTGGGGG
This window harbors:
- a CDS encoding leucine-rich repeat domain-containing protein, with the protein product MQPFHVSNWPRPIVHPTDYDGGERLRLSWDLGAVSDSEKKQLIRLWSATLPELQQLRWLSIWSHVTQPLFEAACRIEGLTCLQIKWSNIKRLDAIAGLGALTYLHIGSSTKVESIEPPADLASLKVLELENFKLISDFSPIARLPRLESLAITGSMWGRQRVDSLEPLAGMTWLKSLAIATTHVESLRPLAALKTLAYLGLGGWLPMAEYAWLSAKLPNTECQWFRPFLDLAGSGYGRCTKCAQDSMVMLTGRGARTICRFCDAAKVAKHKAAFNDIRAMALAE